In Thermococcus zilligii AN1, a genomic segment contains:
- a CDS encoding NAD-dependent epimerase/dehydratase family protein → MRVLVTGGAGFIGSHLVDRLMGSGNKVRVLDDLSAGSLDNVRRWLENERFEFIKGDMRDPGIVKKAVEGVDVVFHLAANPEVRIGAQSPELLYETNVLITYNLLNAMRDSNVRYLVFTSSSTVYGDAEVIPTPEDYAPLEPISVYGGAKLAAEALISGYAHTFGFRALVFRLANIIGERSNHGVIYDFINKLKKNPEELEILGDGTQKKSYLHVSDTVEGMLHIFEHFRKGSKTVDFYNIGNDDWITVKEIAGIVSEEMGLRPRFIFTGGVDGGRGWKGDVKLMRLSIEKAKKTGWRPKMNSYEAVRKTVRELLATV, encoded by the coding sequence CGTTACGGGCGGTGCCGGCTTCATAGGCTCACATTTGGTGGACAGGCTTATGGGATCGGGGAACAAAGTCAGGGTTCTCGACGACCTGAGCGCCGGAAGCCTCGACAACGTCAGGCGCTGGCTTGAAAACGAGCGCTTCGAGTTCATAAAGGGGGACATGAGGGACCCCGGGATCGTCAAAAAGGCCGTTGAGGGAGTTGACGTCGTCTTCCACCTCGCGGCAAACCCTGAGGTTAGAATCGGTGCTCAGAGCCCCGAGCTCCTCTACGAGACGAACGTCCTCATAACCTATAACCTGCTCAACGCGATGAGGGACTCAAACGTTAGGTACCTCGTCTTCACGAGCTCCTCAACGGTTTACGGCGATGCCGAGGTAATTCCAACCCCGGAAGACTACGCCCCGCTGGAGCCGATAAGCGTCTACGGTGGGGCAAAGCTCGCGGCAGAGGCTTTAATCAGCGGTTATGCTCATACCTTTGGCTTTAGGGCCTTGGTCTTCCGCCTTGCCAATATCATAGGCGAGCGCTCCAACCACGGCGTCATCTACGACTTCATCAACAAGCTGAAAAAGAACCCCGAAGAGCTTGAAATTCTTGGAGACGGGACACAGAAGAAGAGCTACCTCCACGTGAGCGACACCGTTGAGGGCATGCTCCACATCTTCGAGCACTTCAGGAAGGGAAGCAAAACGGTTGACTTCTACAACATCGGCAACGACGACTGGATAACGGTGAAGGAGATAGCGGGGATTGTGAGTGAGGAGATGGGCCTCAGGCCGAGGTTTATCTTTACAGGTGGCGTAGATGGAGGCCGTGGATGGAAGGGTGACGTCAAGCTCATGCGCCTGAGCATAGAGAAGGCCAAGAAGACCGGCTGGAGGCCAAAGATGAACAGCTACGAAGCCGTGAGAAAAACCGTTCGGGAGCTCCTTGCGACAGTTTGA
- a CDS encoding glycosyltransferase family 2 protein → MVIFVSGNSPSNYSDLGEAKLKTLVIIPAYNEELTIGSVVALSRKYGDVLVVDDGSIDRTSEIARESGAVVVRHEVNGGKGKALRTGFEYAFSNGYDFAVTIDADGQHDPDEILLLNKSIGG, encoded by the coding sequence TTGGTAATATTTGTTAGTGGAAACTCTCCCTCAAATTACAGCGACCTGGGGGAAGCTAAATTGAAGACGCTGGTAATAATCCCCGCCTACAACGAAGAACTGACGATCGGCTCGGTGGTGGCTTTATCGAGGAAGTATGGTGATGTTTTAGTTGTTGACGATGGCTCTATAGATAGAACTTCTGAGATTGCCAGGGAGAGCGGGGCAGTGGTTGTGAGGCATGAAGTTAACGGGGGAAAGGGAAAGGCCCTGAGGACGGGCTTTGAATACGCGTTCTCCAACGGATACGACTTCGCCGTGACGATAGATGCCGATGGACAGCACGATCCTGATGAGATTTTGCTCTTGAATAAATCTATTGGAGGATGA
- the aglJ gene encoding S-layer glycoprotein N-glycosyltransferase AglJ: MEYPRNIKPDDVTIIIPTLDEEKGIGKVIDAFKEQGYTNIFVIDGNSKDRTREIAREKGATVVVQSGRGKGQAVVEAFSLVNSEVAVMIDGDGTYDPYDIEKMLEPIRRGVADHVIGNRLINYEKGAFTRLNLIGNRILNWLFRLMYGVELYDILSGYRALTKDVYKNVNLTKHGFEVETELTVETLANGFRIVEVPINYYSRHGETKLSPLGDGLRIGRTIMEMLVRYNPAKYLYLLGGLFLLLGLITGVYVVVEWFRHVSRDLLAVVTAILVLGGIQFLAIGFVMSYLFKTSVEIKRGIREIKK, encoded by the coding sequence ATGGAATATCCAAGAAATATTAAACCAGACGACGTGACGATAATAATACCTACCCTTGATGAGGAGAAGGGTATCGGGAAGGTCATCGATGCTTTTAAGGAGCAAGGCTACACAAATATTTTTGTTATCGACGGCAATAGCAAGGACAGAACAAGGGAGATAGCGAGGGAGAAAGGTGCTACCGTTGTTGTGCAGAGCGGCAGGGGCAAGGGACAGGCGGTTGTGGAGGCTTTTTCCCTGGTTAACAGCGAGGTTGCCGTCATGATAGATGGGGACGGGACTTATGACCCCTATGACATCGAGAAAATGCTTGAGCCAATAAGGAGAGGCGTCGCTGACCACGTTATAGGCAACAGGCTCATCAACTACGAAAAAGGGGCGTTTACGAGACTGAACCTCATTGGGAACAGGATACTCAACTGGCTGTTCCGTCTTATGTACGGCGTTGAGCTCTATGACATACTTTCTGGATACAGAGCCCTTACAAAGGACGTGTACAAGAACGTCAATCTGACGAAGCACGGCTTTGAGGTCGAGACCGAGCTGACGGTGGAGACACTTGCCAACGGCTTTAGGATAGTTGAGGTTCCTATAAACTATTACAGCAGGCACGGGGAGACAAAGCTCAGTCCCCTCGGGGATGGTCTAAGGATTGGGCGGACAATAATGGAGATGCTCGTGAGGTACAACCCGGCAAAATACCTCTATTTATTGGGCGGACTTTTCCTCCTCCTGGGCCTTATCACTGGGGTTTATGTTGTTGTGGAATGGTTCAGGCACGTATCCCGCGATTTGCTGGCCGTCGTCACCGCCATCCTCGTGCTTGGCGGAATACAGTTCCTTGCGATAGGGTTCGTAATGAGCTACCTGTTCAAAACTTCGGTGGAGATAAAGCGGGGGATTAGGGAGATAAAAAAATAA
- the pssD gene encoding PssD/Cps14F family polysaccharide biosynthesis glycosyltransferase, whose translation MKILAACESGGHLTQMVHILKQIAKIRSNRINIVLVTEDSTRTRNQVDEVFSKVYLLDMPKHKNKYLRYLHAFSPIVFLKVAKILKQERPDVVLSTAGWVSMPTFILAKLVFGIPTIYIHSWSRVTEKSDSGKILYYFSDVFIVQWSQLLEKYGKKAQYFGGII comes from the coding sequence ATGAAAATACTTGCGGCCTGTGAGAGTGGTGGGCATCTAACTCAAATGGTGCACATATTGAAACAGATCGCCAAGATTAGGAGTAATCGGATAAATATTGTTCTTGTTACAGAGGATAGCACCAGAACCCGCAACCAAGTTGATGAAGTTTTTAGTAAGGTTTACCTTTTGGATATGCCCAAACATAAGAATAAGTATTTAAGGTACTTACATGCATTTAGCCCAATCGTCTTTCTCAAAGTCGCTAAAATACTGAAACAAGAGCGTCCAGATGTCGTTCTATCAACTGCAGGGTGGGTTTCAATGCCCACGTTTATCCTTGCGAAGCTTGTGTTTGGGATACCTACAATATATATTCACTCATGGTCGAGGGTTACAGAGAAATCAGATAGTGGTAAGATTCTTTATTATTTTTCAGACGTCTTTATAGTCCAGTGGTCCCAATTATTAGAAAAGTATGGCAAAAAAGCCCAGTATTTTGGGGGGATTATATGA
- the pssE gene encoding PssE/Cps14G family polysaccharide biosynthesis glycosyltransferase encodes MIFVTVGNSNLGFERLIKAMDNLAQALPYPVVMQIGATNYVPKNVEWFRYCDHDTIIEHFKKSRVIVTHAGAGTIFDILLLGKKPVVIPRLSKFKEHIDDHQVEITRALENQKLIIPVYDIHHLGPAILKALEDNYKVRPTTNTPSRLIRILSEILNSMGGDGQ; translated from the coding sequence ATGATCTTCGTGACAGTGGGAAATTCCAATTTGGGCTTTGAGAGGCTGATAAAAGCCATGGACAATTTAGCTCAGGCTTTGCCGTATCCAGTAGTCATGCAAATTGGAGCTACTAATTACGTTCCAAAAAACGTAGAATGGTTTAGATATTGTGATCACGATACAATTATTGAGCATTTTAAGAAATCCAGGGTGATTGTGACTCATGCCGGGGCAGGGACAATCTTTGATATACTCCTGCTTGGAAAGAAGCCGGTTGTAATCCCCAGGTTGAGTAAATTTAAGGAACATATAGATGATCATCAAGTGGAAATTACACGGGCATTAGAGAACCAGAAACTTATAATCCCCGTTTACGACATCCATCATCTGGGACCAGCAATATTGAAAGCATTGGAGGATAACTACAAAGTGAGACCAACAACAAATACTCCTTCCCGGCTTATAAGGATCTTATCTGAAATATTGAACTCTATGGGAGGGGATGGACAATGA